TGGATGCGATCCAGCTTCACGGCCACGAGAACGTGGCTGCGTACGAGTTCGGCCTGCCGATTCTCAAGTCCGTCGCCGTCGGCGCCGGGTGGCGCGCCGATGCGCTGCGGGACCTGTCCCCGCACGTCCTCCCGCTGCTCGACGCCCAGGACGAGGCGCGCAAGGGTGGCACCGGAACGACGATCGACTGGACGGCCGCCGCGGCGGGCGCGTCGCTTCGGCGCATCGCGCTCGCCGGCGGCCTGACGCCGGACAACGTCGCGGGGGCGATCGCCTCCGTGTCGCCGTATGCCGTGGACGTGTCGTCGGGCGTGGAGGCACGCCCCGGAGTCAAGGACGCGAACCTCGTGCGCGCGTTTCTCGACGCAGTGCGCGGCAGGAGCGGCGTCGTGCCGCAGGGGCTCTTCGCATGAGCGCCGATACGCCGCGCCGCGCAGGATTCGGACGCCGCGACCCGGACGCGCGCGGGTACTACGGCGCGTACGGCGGCCGTTACGTGCCTGAAACCCTGGCCGCGCCCGTCGAAGACCTCGCGCGCGCGTACGTCGAGGCCCGGGAGGATGCCCGGTTCCACGAGCGGCTGCAGACGCTGCTCAGGGACTATGTCGGGCGCCCGACGCCGCTGTACGAGGCCCGTCGTCTTTGCGCCGGCTCGCGAACCCGCGTGTTCCTGAAGCGTGAAGACCTCGCCCATACCGGCGCGCACAAGATCAACAACGCG
This Acidobacteriota bacterium DNA region includes the following protein-coding sequences:
- a CDS encoding phosphoribosylanthranilate isomerase — encoded protein: MTRVKICGIARVADARLAAEAGASAIGLVFWPGSTRCLTVDRAKEIVLALAGTGVTTVGVFVDQLPHFVEGVAKGARLDAIQLHGHENVAAYEFGLPILKSVAVGAGWRADALRDLSPHVLPLLDAQDEARKGGTGTTIDWTAAAAGASLRRIALAGGLTPDNVAGAIASVSPYAVDVSSGVEARPGVKDANLVRAFLDAVRGRSGVVPQGLFA